A DNA window from Engystomops pustulosus chromosome 6, aEngPut4.maternal, whole genome shotgun sequence contains the following coding sequences:
- the CCNDBP1 gene encoding cyclin-D1-binding protein 1 gives MEPLRNLLENLRAVQEKLRDGESKESNNNFNPQSFWNTLEQAFKATSQEATKISLAYSRPPVPSEEDCQKLSDGLLTAILAASTLYYSLPKDQGTTLRKTVREAVADVIEGSMQLVDVIVSARIQSLSQAQLRSTGSVWEACDHFAQIPKDNQAAVVGIVSGYLGVVKDALEEMEEALAGGEDPFSDVLDDDDTGTRGNQDTYWSEADRRLIAPSLGLMKASKACLKKVLGALKAHGKVETSEQVAQLDDLADITHEVSPSVDELALSMYPPMNHPAVRLNAAKLSSVLKKVLEITSASHVCPDTESSWIQFLHNAIDHNMNKVKSLTQDSL, from the exons ATGGAGCCGCTGCGGAACCTGCTGGAGAATCTCCGCGCTGTACAGGAGAAACTGCGAG ATGGAGAATCCAAGGAAAGTAATAATAACTTTAATCCACAATCCTTCTGGAATACATTGG AACAAGCGTTTAAAGCCACTTCGCAAGAAGCCACCAAAATCAGCCTGGCCTACTCCAGGCCTCCGGTGCCATCAGAAGAG GATTGTCAGAAGCTAAGTGATGGACTCCTCACTGCCATATTGGCGGCTTCCACCCTGTATTACTCTCTCCCAAAGGATCAAG GTACCACGTTACGTAAGACGGTGAGGGAGGCGGTGGCGGATGTGATAGAAGGCAGCATGCAGCTGGTGGATGTCATTGTGAGCGCCCGCATACAGAG TCTGTCACAGGCACAGCTCAGATCCACCGGCAGCGTATGGGAAGCCTGTGATCACTTTGCACAGATCCCTAAGG ATAACCAGGCGGCAGTAGTTGGGATTGTATCCGGTTACCTGGGCGTGGTGAAGGACGCCTTAGAAGAGATGGAAGAG GCTCTGGCAGGAGGAGAGGATCCATTCAGTGACGTCTTAGACGACGATGACACAGGTACCCGGGGGAACCAGGACACATACTGGTCAGAGGCCGATCGCAGGCTTATAGCCCCCTCATTAGGCCTAATGAAAGCATCTAAAGCTTGTCTGAAGAAGGTGCTGGGTGCTCTGAAGGCCCACGGCAAGGTGGAGACATCAGAACAAGTGGCGCAGCTGGATGACCTGGCAGATATTACCCATGAAGTCAGTCCCAG tgTGGATGAACTGGCTCTTAGCATGTACCCTCCAATGAACCACCCGGCCGTGCGCCTTAAT GCGGCCAAGTTATCCTCTGTCCTGAAGAAAGTGCTGGAGATAACCAG TGCCAGTCACGTCTGCCCTGACACAGAATCCAGCTGGATTCAGTTCCTCCACAACGCCATTGACCACAACATGAACAAAGTGAAGAGCCTGACCCAGGATTCCCTCTGA